The proteins below are encoded in one region of Flammeovirga kamogawensis:
- a CDS encoding RagB/SusD family nutrient uptake outer membrane protein yields the protein MKTIQKYCILLFGVIATLGCTNFLHEEPKVGVNADSYLNSYDKATTLLGASYAKLGDREDGVMGRERFMMPTDLHEGNQDAGRMILKPTSFQVRDLWRKLYGFIATANVTIREIESKRDIIDQTFVNSNREDRTFISLMSEREGFKASNMLLGEVKFMRAYAYFTLYRYFGGVPILTNVVATTPEFKPRATRDELFAFLENELTFAKDNCVPNKINGVETLLYGRVTQGAAAGLLAKAYVFQASYIRRAGFFNDKIGELPGTVSREELYDKAILLCDSLINQQIGQHQLENYYPAVFTKANSEVLFSVVASQGTTGGLGIGNNEWGTEGSAINGAQGGRGSTKWHALLYDLPTWGSTNEYSTVPKEGQPLEYGSTYKGMAEAWGALEKGNPRDGFDRILPKTMENQNSLSFTGDSTRRMWNVVKMFITGSDPDQNFHQDLADGMWIFEPFGKYTKDENGSTLSRNGRDYFISPLKGDEYSTQELNILTEYTNNNQNAIGIWKEEKENDGTVRTIFDSDLFRMPRQWRFSKFRRPHPSSLPDSFLPELTGVDYPILRLAEMHLLKAEALYFKGNTSLAIAELNKVRDRARNHATNFVDLFDLDGDAPYSYATNRPIDIPTSLTGEQALREILLERVRELCGEDDCRWFDLSRYPDLHFDNTKGNHVYYNLNSYRDPYSAGVSFYQREMEDRINTTNLAYKVLLPIPLEEFQYFPDLRQNPGY from the coding sequence ATGAAAACGATACAAAAATATTGCATATTATTGTTTGGAGTGATAGCAACATTAGGTTGTACAAACTTCTTACATGAAGAGCCAAAAGTGGGTGTTAATGCTGATTCTTATCTTAATTCTTATGATAAAGCAACAACATTATTAGGAGCATCTTATGCTAAATTAGGCGATAGAGAAGATGGTGTAATGGGGCGTGAACGTTTTATGATGCCCACCGATTTACATGAAGGTAACCAAGATGCAGGCAGGATGATACTAAAACCTACATCATTTCAAGTGAGAGATCTTTGGAGAAAACTTTATGGGTTTATTGCCACTGCAAATGTAACAATAAGAGAGATAGAAAGTAAAAGAGATATAATTGACCAAACTTTTGTAAACAGTAATAGAGAGGATAGAACCTTTATTTCGCTAATGTCAGAAAGAGAAGGTTTTAAAGCATCGAATATGCTTCTTGGTGAAGTGAAATTCATGAGGGCATATGCTTATTTTACATTGTATAGATATTTTGGTGGTGTACCTATTTTGACAAATGTTGTAGCAACAACTCCTGAGTTTAAACCTAGAGCAACAAGAGATGAACTTTTTGCTTTCTTAGAAAATGAACTCACTTTTGCCAAAGACAATTGTGTACCTAATAAAATTAATGGGGTAGAAACACTTCTTTATGGTAGAGTTACACAAGGTGCAGCAGCAGGGCTTTTAGCAAAAGCATATGTTTTTCAGGCATCTTATATTAGAAGAGCAGGCTTTTTTAATGATAAAATTGGTGAACTTCCAGGAACTGTAAGTAGAGAAGAATTGTACGACAAAGCAATTTTACTTTGCGATAGCTTGATTAATCAACAAATTGGACAACATCAACTAGAAAATTATTACCCTGCTGTATTTACAAAGGCAAATTCAGAGGTATTGTTTAGTGTAGTAGCATCTCAAGGAACAACAGGAGGTCTTGGAATTGGAAATAATGAATGGGGCACAGAAGGTAGTGCAATCAATGGTGCTCAAGGTGGACGAGGTTCTACTAAATGGCATGCATTATTGTACGATTTACCAACTTGGGGTTCAACTAATGAGTATTCTACCGTACCAAAAGAAGGACAGCCCTTAGAATATGGAAGTACTTATAAAGGAATGGCTGAAGCTTGGGGAGCTTTGGAAAAAGGTAATCCAAGGGATGGTTTTGATAGAATTTTACCTAAAACAATGGAAAATCAAAACTCATTATCTTTTACAGGAGATAGTACAAGAAGAATGTGGAACGTTGTGAAGATGTTTATTACTGGTTCAGATCCTGATCAAAACTTTCATCAAGACTTGGCAGATGGGATGTGGATATTTGAACCTTTTGGGAAATATACAAAAGATGAAAATGGAAGTACACTTAGTAGAAATGGACGAGATTATTTCATTTCACCTTTAAAAGGAGATGAATATTCAACACAAGAATTAAATATCTTAACAGAATATACGAATAACAATCAAAATGCGATAGGTATTTGGAAAGAGGAAAAAGAAAATGATGGTACAGTAAGAACAATATTTGATAGTGATTTATTTAGAATGCCTAGACAATGGCGTTTTTCTAAATTTAGAAGACCTCACCCATCCTCTCTTCCTGATAGTTTCTTGCCAGAATTGACTGGGGTAGACTATCCAATTTTGAGGTTAGCTGAAATGCATTTATTGAAAGCAGAAGCGTTATACTTTAAAGGGAATACATCTTTAGCTATAGCAGAGTTAAATAAAGTAAGAGATAGAGCAAGAAACCACGCTACAAATTTTGTAGATCTATTCGACTTAGATGGTGATGCCCCTTATTCTTATGCAACCAATAGGCCGATAGATATTCCAACATCTTTAACAGGTGAACAAGCACTTAGAGAAATTCTTTTAGAAAGAGTAAGAGAATTATGTGGAGAAGATGATTGTAGATGGTTTGATTTATCTAGATATCCAGATTTACATTTTGATAATACTAAAGGGAATCATGTGTATTACAATTTAAATTCATACAGAGATCCTTATTCTGCAGGTGTTTCTTTTTATCAAAGAGAAATGGAGGATAGAATCAATACAACAAATTTGGCCTACAAAGTGCTACTTCCAATTCCTTTAGAAGAGTTCCAATATTTTCCTGATTTACGTCAAAATCCAGGGTATTAA